In the Acanthopagrus latus isolate v.2019 chromosome 23, fAcaLat1.1, whole genome shotgun sequence genome, one interval contains:
- the LOC119013314 gene encoding interferon-induced protein 44-like — protein sequence MGGGPSTLLDKPWKALPKNNQESLHFMKWYKPRNKEASHLRILLHGPVGAGKSSFINSVDSVLQSRVTGRALTDATSGGSFTKEYKTYKISNGPDTFYSFVFNDIMGLEQKANNGVHVEDIKLALRGHVRDGYKFNSHPLTEGDPSYNPSPKLDDRVHILVSVIPADSVSLISDEVIKKMREVRLAASAMGIPQVAILTKVDKACAEAKQDIRNVYKSRYLDEQVNTFSELLGLQANCIFLVKNYAKENDTQDDTDALILCALRQMINYGEDFLNDL from the exons ATGGGAGGAG GCCCTTCAACACTTTTGGATAAACCATGGAAGGCTTTGCCAAA GAACAACCAGGAAAGTCTTCATTTTATGAAATGGTACAAACCTCGAAACAAAGAAGCCAGTCATCTCAGAATTCTGCTTCATGGGCCCGTTGGTGCTGGCAAGTCCAGCTTCATCAACTCTGTTGACAGTGTTTTACAAAGCAGAGTTACCGGTCGAGCTCTGACAGATGCAACATCTGGGGGCAGCTTCACCAAAGAA TACAAAACGTACAAAATCTCCAACGGTCCAGATACATTTTACTCTTTCGTTTTTAATGACATCATGGGCTTGGAGCAAAAAGCCAACAATGGAGTTCATGTGGAAGACATCAAACTGGCTCTGAGGGGACATGTGAGAGACGGTTACAAG TTCAATTCTCACCCCCTGACGGAGGGTGATCCATCTTACAACCCATCTCCCAAACTGGATGACAGAGTTCACATCCTGGTTTCTGTCATTCCTGCTGACTCAGTATCTTTGATAAGTGATGAAGTCATAAAGAAGATGAGAGAAGTCAGACTAGCAGCCAGTGCTATGG GGATTCCCCAAGTGGCTATTCTCACCAAAGTTGATAAAGCCTGTGCTGAGGCGAAACAAGACATCAGAAATGTCTATAAGAGCAGGTACCTGGATGAACAG GTCAACACGTTCAGTGAGTTGCTGGGACTTCAAGCGAACTGCATCTTTCTTGTGAAGAACTACGCAAAAGAAAACGACACACAGGATGACACTGATGCGCTGATATTGTGTGCACTGAGACAGATGATCAACTACGGAGAAGACTTCCTCAACGACTTGTAG